In Quadrisphaera sp. DSM 44207, one DNA window encodes the following:
- the nusG gene encoding transcription termination/antitermination protein NusG: MSENTPESGSTGGYLDVDLDVRLGVDDAPEDEQHAAAAAATAPSAAPAADTAPATAGGEDDDVDPVEEFKAQLRRAPGDWYVVHSYAGYENRVKGNLENRISSLNMEDYIFQVEVPMEEVREIKNGQPKTVRRVRIPGYVLVRMDLTDESWGAVRHTPGVTGFVGHTHQPVPLSLEEVFSMLAPTLAPKETRAASRPAPVTEVDFEVGESVTVMEGPFETMPATISEINVDRRTVQVLVSIFGRETPVELSFGQVAKI; the protein is encoded by the coding sequence GTGTCCGAGAACACCCCCGAGAGCGGGAGCACCGGCGGCTACCTGGACGTCGACCTCGACGTCCGGCTCGGCGTCGACGACGCCCCGGAGGACGAGCAGCACGCCGCTGCGGCCGCGGCGACCGCTCCCTCCGCGGCGCCCGCTGCGGACACCGCTCCGGCCACCGCGGGCGGCGAGGACGACGACGTCGACCCCGTCGAGGAGTTCAAGGCGCAGCTGCGCCGGGCGCCGGGCGACTGGTACGTCGTGCACTCCTACGCCGGCTACGAGAACCGGGTGAAGGGCAACCTGGAGAACCGCATCTCCAGCCTCAACATGGAGGACTACATCTTCCAGGTCGAGGTGCCCATGGAGGAGGTCCGGGAGATCAAGAACGGGCAGCCGAAGACGGTGCGCCGCGTGCGCATCCCGGGCTACGTGCTCGTGCGCATGGACCTCACGGACGAGTCCTGGGGCGCCGTGCGGCACACCCCCGGCGTGACCGGCTTCGTCGGGCACACCCACCAGCCGGTGCCGCTGAGCCTGGAGGAGGTCTTCTCCATGCTCGCCCCGACGCTCGCCCCCAAGGAGACCAGGGCGGCCAGCCGGCCGGCCCCGGTCACCGAGGTCGACTTCGAGGTCGGCGAGTCCGTCACGGTCATGGAGGGCCCCTTCGAGACCATGCCGGCGACGATCTCGGAGATCAACGTGGACCGCCGCACCGTGCAGGTCCTGGTCTCCATCTTCGGCCGCGAGACGCCGGTCGAGCTCTCCTTCGGCCAGGTCGCCAAGATCTGA
- the secE gene encoding preprotein translocase subunit SecE — translation MTETRAGGAHGAPSRPQRRPGLLARLSLFLRQVVAELKKVVRPTRDELVTYTSVVLVFVVVVMVYVSLLDLGFGRLVLWVLGGGG, via the coding sequence GTGACCGAGACCCGAGCGGGTGGCGCCCACGGCGCCCCGTCGCGCCCGCAGCGCCGCCCGGGCCTCCTCGCCCGCCTCTCGCTGTTCCTGCGCCAGGTCGTCGCCGAGCTGAAGAAGGTCGTGCGCCCCACGCGCGACGAGCTGGTGACCTACACGTCGGTCGTGCTCGTGTTCGTGGTCGTGGTGATGGTCTACGTCTCCCTCCTCGACCTCGGGTTCGGGCGGCTGGTGCTGTGGGTCCTCGGCGGGGGCGGCTGA
- a CDS encoding MaoC family dehydratase N-terminal domain-containing protein, translated as MAVDPAILGRTYPPDDVYEVGREVLRAFAEATAAGRPVHPAHVDPRAARELGHPDVVAPPTFAVVVAQRSEARLVRDPAAGIDLSRVVHGEQRFTHHRPIVAGDRLVAALHVDGVRSMGGNDLVTMRSEITAEDGEPVCTATSMLVVRGAA; from the coding sequence GTGGCCGTCGACCCCGCGATCCTCGGGCGCACCTACCCGCCGGACGACGTGTACGAGGTCGGGCGGGAGGTGCTGCGCGCCTTCGCGGAGGCCACGGCCGCCGGCCGCCCGGTGCACCCGGCGCACGTCGACCCCCGCGCCGCCCGCGAGCTGGGCCACCCGGACGTCGTCGCCCCGCCGACGTTCGCCGTCGTCGTCGCCCAGCGCAGCGAGGCGCGCCTCGTGCGCGACCCCGCCGCCGGCATCGACCTCAGCCGCGTCGTGCACGGCGAGCAGCGCTTCACCCACCACCGGCCGATCGTCGCCGGCGACCGCCTCGTGGCGGCGCTGCACGTGGACGGCGTGCGGAGCATGGGAGGCAACGACCTGGTGACCATGCGCAGCGAGATCACCGCCGAGGACGGCGAGCCCGTGTGCACGGCCACCTCGATGCTCGTCGTGCGGGGCGCCGCGTGA
- a CDS encoding LacI family DNA-binding transcriptional regulator yields the protein MPATGQASGAPPRRPTLRDVAARAEVSASTASLAFAGDARVAPPTRERVLAAAAELGYPGPDPLARSLRQGRSGVVGAVVGERLGYAFADPFAVATLDGLAEEVGALGSALLLLSGGEDDDRRLARVAHVPVDAVVYATCGGPADPAVDLLLRRGVPVVGIEGPRAPGVHLVDVDNRGSSADLARELVRLGHRRVAVATLPWRLDGRRGPLDAARRCAAPGYDDARLRLLGVEDVLAPSGVWECAGNQREEGALAARALLADGAGRPLPPGRRPTALVAQSDLLAVGAVLAAQELGLRVPQDVSVAGYDGIETPWLGGAVLTTVEQPAAEKGRAAGRMVAALLRGESPPDVDLPVRLRRGTTTGPPPL from the coding sequence GTGCCAGCCACCGGTCAAGCCAGCGGCGCGCCGCCGCGCCGGCCGACGCTGCGGGACGTCGCCGCGCGCGCGGAGGTCTCGGCGTCCACGGCGTCGCTGGCCTTCGCCGGCGACGCCCGCGTGGCGCCCCCCACGCGCGAGCGGGTGCTGGCCGCGGCCGCCGAGCTCGGGTACCCGGGCCCGGACCCCCTGGCGCGCTCGCTGCGCCAGGGGCGCTCGGGCGTCGTCGGCGCGGTGGTCGGGGAGCGGCTCGGCTACGCCTTCGCCGACCCGTTCGCGGTCGCCACCCTCGACGGGCTCGCCGAGGAGGTCGGGGCGCTGGGCTCCGCGCTGCTCCTGCTCTCGGGCGGCGAGGACGACGATCGGCGCCTGGCGCGGGTGGCGCACGTGCCCGTGGACGCCGTCGTCTACGCCACCTGCGGCGGGCCGGCGGACCCGGCCGTGGACCTGCTGCTGCGCCGCGGCGTGCCCGTGGTGGGCATCGAGGGCCCGCGCGCGCCCGGGGTGCACCTCGTCGACGTCGACAACCGCGGCTCCAGCGCGGATCTCGCGCGCGAGCTCGTGCGCCTGGGCCACCGGCGCGTCGCGGTGGCCACCCTCCCGTGGCGCCTGGACGGGCGGCGGGGGCCGCTGGACGCCGCTCGCCGGTGCGCGGCGCCCGGCTACGACGACGCGCGCCTGCGGCTGCTGGGCGTCGAGGACGTGCTCGCCCCGAGCGGCGTGTGGGAGTGCGCCGGCAACCAGCGCGAGGAGGGCGCGCTGGCGGCGCGGGCCCTGCTCGCCGACGGCGCCGGGCGCCCCCTGCCCCCCGGCCGCCGCCCCACCGCGCTGGTCGCGCAGTCGGACCTGCTGGCGGTGGGCGCGGTGCTCGCCGCGCAGGAGCTGGGGCTGCGCGTGCCGCAGGACGTCTCGGTCGCCGGCTACGACGGCATCGAGACGCCCTGGCTGGGCGGCGCGGTGCTCACCACGGTCGAGCAGCCGGCGGCGGAGAAGGGCCGGGCCGCCGGGCGGATGGTGGCCGCGCTGCTGCGCGGGGAGTCCCCGCCGGACGTGGACCTGCCGGTGCGGCTGCGGCGCGGCACGACCACCGGGCCGCCCCCGCTCTGA
- a CDS encoding S9 family peptidase — MAARRASRRSTPYGDAPAQVADLWLPSGEASRVAVLVHGGYWQAGYDRDLQEQLAVDLVAGGWAVWNADYRAVGDGGGWPATLADVAAAVDALGPAAREHGLPLDRVASAGHSAGGQLALWAAARDRLPQGAPGAAATGSPQVRPAAVVAQAAVADLVAAHRLGLGDGAVASLLGGGPQQVPERYAAADPSRLLPLGVPLLVVTGEDDDLVPPSMSQRLAAAARAAGDDAVLEVVPGEDHFAHLDPASRCWALTRAWLDAVLPPT; from the coding sequence GTGGCGGCCCGCCGCGCCAGCCGGCGCAGCACGCCCTACGGCGACGCGCCGGCGCAGGTGGCGGACCTGTGGCTGCCCTCCGGCGAGGCCTCGCGGGTCGCGGTGCTCGTGCACGGCGGCTACTGGCAGGCCGGGTACGACCGCGACCTGCAGGAGCAGCTGGCCGTCGACCTCGTCGCCGGCGGCTGGGCGGTGTGGAACGCGGACTACCGCGCCGTCGGGGACGGCGGCGGGTGGCCGGCGACGCTGGCGGACGTCGCCGCCGCGGTCGACGCGCTCGGTCCCGCCGCGCGCGAGCACGGCCTGCCGCTGGACCGGGTGGCCTCCGCCGGGCACTCCGCGGGCGGCCAGCTGGCGCTGTGGGCCGCCGCGCGCGACCGGCTGCCGCAGGGAGCGCCCGGCGCGGCGGCGACCGGCTCGCCGCAGGTGCGCCCGGCGGCCGTGGTGGCGCAGGCCGCCGTGGCCGACCTGGTCGCCGCGCACCGGCTGGGGCTCGGTGACGGCGCGGTCGCGTCCCTGCTGGGCGGCGGCCCGCAGCAGGTGCCCGAGCGCTACGCCGCGGCCGACCCCTCCCGGCTGCTGCCCCTGGGCGTGCCGCTGCTCGTGGTCACGGGCGAGGACGACGACCTCGTGCCGCCGTCGATGTCGCAGCGCCTCGCCGCGGCCGCCCGCGCCGCCGGGGACGACGCGGTGCTCGAGGTCGTCCCCGGCGAGGACCACTTCGCGCACCTGGACCCGGCCTCGCGCTGCTGGGCGCTGACCCGCGCCTGGCTGGACGCCGTCCTGCCCCCGACCTGA
- a CDS encoding MFS transporter gives MPSSSAPSSGSSAAPAPSRRAVLAARTAVFAAFALNGFGFASWVSRLPETQEALALSPGRLGLLLLVGAVGSVAALPLAGGIAARVGPAATVAASAVLTTAGLAWAGVAAHLLHSPLLTGAGLLALGVGMGLWDVAMNLEGAAVERHLGRSIMPAFHAGFSSGTVAGAAGGALAAWLRVPVQVHLAVVAVLAATVVVVQARSFLPRAVGGAPSGGGAAHGGRGSALSAWTEGRTLLVGVLVLSAAFTEGTANDWLSIALVDGYGASPALGALGFAAFVTAMTIARLAGTRALDRWGRVPVLRATMLLSLAGVLVFVLGGSYAVAVVGALVWGAGASLGFPVGISAAADDPVRAAQRVSAVSTIGYTAFLAGPPLLGFLGDRVGVLSALLVVAAVAVPSLLVSRVAASPPAAERRERAAAPADA, from the coding sequence GTGCCCTCGTCCTCCGCGCCGTCCTCCGGGTCCTCGGCCGCGCCCGCGCCGTCCCGCCGCGCCGTCCTGGCGGCCCGCACCGCGGTCTTCGCCGCCTTCGCCCTCAACGGCTTCGGGTTCGCCTCCTGGGTCTCGCGCCTGCCCGAGACCCAGGAGGCGCTTGCGCTGAGCCCGGGCCGGCTCGGGCTGCTGCTCCTCGTGGGCGCGGTCGGGTCGGTGGCGGCCCTGCCGCTCGCCGGGGGCATCGCGGCGCGCGTGGGCCCGGCCGCGACCGTCGCGGCCTCCGCGGTGCTCACCACCGCGGGGCTCGCCTGGGCCGGCGTCGCCGCCCACCTGCTGCACTCGCCGCTGCTCACCGGGGCGGGGCTGCTGGCCCTCGGCGTCGGGATGGGCCTGTGGGACGTCGCGATGAACCTCGAGGGCGCCGCCGTCGAGCGCCACCTGGGCCGCAGCATCATGCCGGCCTTCCACGCCGGGTTCAGCTCCGGCACGGTGGCCGGTGCGGCCGGCGGCGCGCTGGCCGCGTGGCTGCGGGTCCCGGTGCAGGTGCACCTGGCCGTCGTGGCGGTGCTGGCCGCGACCGTCGTCGTCGTCCAGGCGCGCTCGTTCCTGCCGCGCGCCGTGGGCGGGGCGCCCTCGGGCGGTGGCGCGGCGCACGGCGGGCGCGGCTCGGCGCTGTCGGCCTGGACCGAGGGGCGCACGCTGCTCGTCGGCGTCCTGGTGCTCTCGGCCGCCTTCACCGAGGGCACCGCGAACGACTGGCTGAGCATCGCCCTGGTCGACGGGTACGGCGCCTCGCCCGCGCTCGGCGCCCTCGGCTTCGCGGCCTTCGTCACGGCCATGACGATCGCGCGCCTGGCGGGCACGAGGGCGCTGGACCGCTGGGGCCGCGTGCCCGTGCTGCGCGCGACGATGCTGCTGTCCCTGGCCGGCGTGCTGGTCTTCGTCCTCGGCGGCTCCTACGCCGTCGCCGTGGTCGGGGCCCTGGTGTGGGGCGCCGGCGCCTCGCTCGGCTTCCCCGTGGGCATCAGCGCCGCCGCCGACGACCCGGTGCGCGCGGCGCAGCGGGTCAGCGCGGTCTCCACCATCGGGTACACGGCCTTCCTCGCCGGCCCCCCGCTGCTGGGCTTCCTCGGCGACCGCGTCGGCGTGCTCTCCGCCCTGCTCGTCGTCGCGGCCGTCGCCGTGCCGTCCCTGCTCGTCAGCCGCGTGGCGGCCTCGCCGCCGGCCGCGGAGCGCCGGGAGCGCGCCGCGGCGCCGGCCGACGCCTAG
- a CDS encoding MaoC/PaaZ C-terminal domain-containing protein: protein MSAASPVPEDRPRLADLAVGQQVGTLSIALVRADLVRYAGASGDLNPIHWDERTAAAAGLPDVIAHGMLTMAGAVRLVVDWCGDPAAVLDYGVRFTGLVPVPAEGAAVVDVTGTVAALDPEAGTARIDLAARCGGSAVLGRARAVVRLP from the coding sequence GTGAGCGCGGCCTCGCCCGTCCCCGAGGACCGGCCGCGCCTGGCCGACCTCGCCGTCGGGCAGCAGGTCGGCACCCTCAGCATCGCCCTCGTGCGCGCGGACCTCGTGCGCTACGCCGGTGCCAGCGGCGACCTCAACCCCATCCACTGGGACGAGCGGACGGCGGCCGCGGCCGGCCTGCCGGACGTGATCGCCCACGGCATGCTCACGATGGCCGGCGCCGTGCGGCTCGTCGTCGACTGGTGCGGCGACCCGGCCGCGGTGCTCGACTACGGGGTGCGCTTCACCGGCCTGGTGCCCGTGCCCGCCGAGGGCGCCGCGGTCGTGGACGTCACGGGCACCGTGGCAGCGCTGGACCCCGAGGCGGGCACGGCGCGCATCGACCTCGCGGCGCGCTGCGGGGGCTCGGCGGTCCTCGGCCGCGCCCGAGCGGTGGTCCGCCTGCCCTGA
- the htpX gene encoding zinc metalloprotease HtpX produces the protein MHRHYNGAKTAMLFALLGAVVLGASYLLFGQSTGALTIGLVLSLLITGISYWNSDKLAIRAMRARPVTEYEQPVMHRIVRELSERAGQPMPRLYVSPTAAPNAFATGRNPANAAVCCTEGILQILDERELRGVLGHELMHVYNRDILTSSIAAALASAITYLAYMAMFFGGDRENRNPFAGMLVLVLGPIAAGVVQMAISRTREYDADEDGARLTGDPLALASALRKLEMGVRARPLAPERQLVSASHMMIANPFRSGDVQRFFSTHPPMPERIARLEAMATGYRGY, from the coding sequence ATGCACCGCCACTACAACGGCGCCAAGACCGCGATGCTCTTCGCCCTGCTCGGGGCAGTCGTGCTCGGCGCCAGCTACCTCCTCTTCGGGCAGAGCACGGGAGCGCTGACCATCGGCCTGGTCCTCTCGCTGCTCATCACCGGCATCTCGTACTGGAACAGCGACAAGCTCGCCATCCGCGCCATGCGCGCGCGGCCGGTGACCGAGTACGAGCAGCCGGTGATGCACCGCATCGTGCGGGAGCTGTCGGAGCGCGCCGGCCAGCCGATGCCGCGCCTGTACGTCTCGCCGACCGCGGCCCCCAACGCGTTCGCCACCGGCCGCAACCCCGCCAACGCCGCGGTGTGCTGCACCGAGGGGATCCTGCAGATCCTCGACGAGCGCGAGCTGCGGGGCGTGCTCGGGCACGAGCTCATGCACGTGTACAACCGCGACATCCTCACGTCCTCGATCGCGGCGGCGCTGGCCAGCGCCATCACCTACCTCGCCTACATGGCGATGTTCTTCGGCGGCGACCGCGAGAACCGCAACCCGTTCGCGGGGATGCTCGTGCTGGTCCTCGGCCCGATCGCGGCCGGCGTGGTGCAGATGGCCATCTCCCGCACGCGCGAGTACGACGCCGACGAGGACGGGGCCCGGCTGACCGGCGACCCGCTCGCCCTCGCCTCGGCGCTGCGCAAGCTGGAGATGGGGGTGCGGGCCCGCCCGCTGGCTCCCGAGCGCCAGCTGGTCTCCGCCAGCCACATGATGATCGCCAACCCGTTCCGGTCCGGCGACGTGCAGCGGTTCTTCTCCACGCACCCGCCGATGCCGGAGCGCATCGCCCGCCTCGAGGCGATGGCCACCGGCTACCGCGGCTACTGA
- the rpmG gene encoding 50S ribosomal protein L33 codes for MASKTADVRPKITLACTECKERNYITRKNRRNDPDRLEMKKFCPRDQRHTVHRETR; via the coding sequence GTGGCCAGCAAGACCGCCGACGTCCGGCCGAAGATCACCCTGGCCTGCACGGAGTGCAAGGAGCGCAACTACATCACCCGGAAGAACCGGCGCAACGACCCGGACCGCCTGGAGATGAAGAAGTTCTGCCCGCGCGACCAGCGCCACACCGTGCACCGCGAGACCCGCTGA
- a CDS encoding pyridoxal phosphate-dependent aminotransferase: MSQPPAAAPSPAPAPARAAGRRVSARVGGIAESATLAVDARAKALKAAGRPVIGFGAGEPDFPTPEAIVQAAVAACRDPRDHRYTPAAGLPELRAAIAAKTARDSGYEVAPEQVLVTNGGKQAVYTAFATLLDPGDEVLLPAPYWTTYPEAVRLAGGVPVEVFAGEDQGYLVTVEQLEAARTSATKVLLLCSPSNPTGAVHPPELVREIGRWAAEAGIWVVADEIYEHLVYDGAVAASAPVQVPELAERCVVLNGVAKTYAMTGWRVGWMIGPTDVVRAATNLQSHLTSNVANVSQRAALAAVSGDLSAVAAMREAFDRRRRTMVSMLSDVDGVECPMPQGAFYAYPSVHGVLGRSIRGRTPTTSADLAELVLEEAEVAVVPGEAFGPSGYLRLSYALGDDDLVEGVGRIQALLAEAR; encoded by the coding sequence GTGAGCCAGCCGCCCGCCGCAGCCCCCTCCCCCGCACCCGCCCCCGCCCGCGCCGCCGGGCGGCGCGTCTCCGCCCGCGTCGGCGGCATCGCCGAGTCGGCCACGCTCGCCGTGGACGCGCGGGCGAAGGCGCTGAAGGCGGCCGGCCGGCCGGTGATCGGCTTCGGCGCGGGCGAGCCGGACTTCCCCACCCCGGAGGCGATCGTGCAGGCCGCCGTCGCGGCGTGCCGCGACCCGCGCGACCACCGCTACACCCCCGCCGCCGGGCTGCCCGAGCTGCGCGCCGCGATCGCGGCCAAGACCGCCCGCGACTCCGGGTACGAGGTGGCCCCCGAGCAGGTGCTCGTCACCAACGGCGGCAAGCAGGCCGTCTACACGGCCTTCGCGACGCTGCTCGACCCCGGCGACGAGGTGCTGCTGCCCGCGCCGTACTGGACGACGTACCCCGAGGCCGTCCGCCTGGCCGGCGGGGTGCCGGTGGAGGTCTTCGCCGGCGAGGACCAGGGCTACCTGGTCACCGTCGAGCAGCTGGAGGCCGCGCGCACCAGCGCGACGAAGGTGCTCCTGCTGTGCTCGCCGTCCAACCCGACCGGCGCGGTCCACCCGCCCGAGCTGGTGCGCGAGATCGGGCGCTGGGCGGCCGAGGCCGGGATCTGGGTGGTCGCCGACGAGATCTACGAGCACCTCGTCTACGACGGCGCCGTGGCCGCCTCGGCGCCGGTGCAGGTGCCGGAGCTCGCCGAGCGCTGCGTCGTGCTCAACGGGGTGGCCAAGACGTACGCGATGACCGGCTGGCGCGTGGGCTGGATGATCGGCCCGACCGACGTCGTGCGGGCGGCGACGAACCTGCAGTCGCACCTGACGTCGAACGTCGCCAACGTCTCCCAGCGCGCGGCGCTCGCGGCGGTCAGCGGCGACCTGAGCGCGGTGGCGGCGATGCGCGAGGCGTTCGACCGGCGCCGCCGCACGATGGTCTCGATGCTCTCGGACGTCGACGGGGTCGAGTGCCCGATGCCGCAGGGGGCGTTCTACGCCTACCCGAGCGTGCACGGGGTGCTCGGGCGCAGCATCCGCGGGCGCACGCCGACGACGTCCGCGGATCTGGCGGAGCTGGTGCTGGAGGAGGCCGAGGTCGCCGTCGTGCCCGGCGAGGCGTTCGGGCCCTCCGGCTACCTGCGCCTGTCGTACGCGCTCGGGGACGACGACCTCGTCGAGGGCGTCGGCCGGATCCAGGCCCTGCTCGCCGAGGCCCGCTGA
- a CDS encoding YajQ family cyclic di-GMP-binding protein, which yields MASESSFDVVSKVDRQEVDNAVNQAAKEISQRYDFKGTGASVAWSGQGIVMTADSEDRVNAVLDVLQTKLIRRGVSLKALDTGEPRPSGREYRLEASLKEGLSQEDAKKIGKIIRDSGPKGVKTQVTGDEMRVSAKSRDDLQAVIALLKGSDLDVALQFVNYR from the coding sequence GTGGCCAGCGAGTCGTCGTTCGACGTCGTCAGCAAGGTCGACCGCCAGGAGGTCGACAACGCCGTCAACCAGGCCGCCAAGGAGATCTCCCAGCGCTACGACTTCAAGGGCACGGGCGCCTCGGTCGCCTGGAGCGGGCAGGGCATCGTGATGACCGCCGACAGCGAGGACCGCGTCAACGCGGTGCTCGACGTCCTGCAGACCAAGCTCATCCGCCGCGGCGTCTCCCTGAAGGCCCTCGACACCGGCGAGCCGCGCCCGTCCGGGCGGGAGTACCGCCTGGAGGCCTCGCTCAAGGAGGGCCTCTCGCAGGAGGACGCGAAGAAGATCGGCAAGATCATCCGCGACTCGGGGCCGAAGGGCGTCAAGACCCAGGTCACCGGGGACGAGATGCGCGTGAGCGCCAAGAGCCGCGACGACCTGCAGGCCGTCATCGCGCTGCTCAAGGGCTCCGACCTCGACGTCGCCCTGCAGTTCGTCAACTACCGCTGA
- a CDS encoding UDP-N-acetylmuramate dehydrogenase, whose protein sequence is MSTPATTAASTAASTAASTPVGAPAGAPTAGAVVRLADLTTLRVGGPARRLVGARTEDELVDAVRSADAAGQPVLVVGGGSNLLVGDGGFDGTVVLVRTGGVRVESADACGGALVRVAAGEDWDALVARTVADGLAGMEAMSGIPGSTGATPVQNVGAYGQEVADTLARVTTWDRREGRRRTFAAAECGFGYRWSRFKAEPGRFVVLDVVFQLALSELSTPVRYPALAGELGVAVGQRVPLADVREAVLRLRRRRGMVVDAHDPDTWSAGSFFTNPVLDAAAAAALPQGAPRFDAGGGRVKTSAAWLIEHAGFARGHGLPGPAAISTKHTLALTNRGGASAADVLALAREVRDGVRERFGLELVPEPDLVGCSL, encoded by the coding sequence GTGAGCACCCCCGCGACCACCGCCGCGAGCACCGCCGCGAGCACCGCCGCGAGCACCCCCGTCGGCGCTCCTGCGGGCGCTCCCACCGCGGGCGCCGTCGTGCGCCTGGCAGACCTGACCACGCTGCGCGTCGGCGGGCCGGCCCGGCGCCTCGTGGGAGCGCGCACCGAGGACGAGCTCGTGGACGCCGTCCGCTCCGCCGACGCGGCGGGGCAGCCGGTGCTCGTGGTCGGCGGCGGGTCGAACCTGCTCGTCGGGGACGGCGGGTTCGACGGCACCGTCGTGCTCGTGCGCACCGGCGGCGTGCGGGTGGAGTCCGCCGACGCCTGCGGCGGGGCGCTGGTGCGGGTCGCGGCGGGGGAGGACTGGGACGCCCTGGTCGCCCGCACCGTGGCGGACGGCCTCGCGGGGATGGAGGCCATGTCCGGCATCCCGGGGTCGACCGGCGCCACGCCCGTGCAGAACGTCGGCGCCTACGGCCAGGAGGTCGCGGACACCCTCGCTCGCGTCACCACCTGGGACCGGCGCGAGGGCCGGCGGCGCACCTTCGCCGCCGCCGAGTGCGGCTTCGGCTACCGCTGGTCGCGCTTCAAGGCCGAGCCGGGCCGCTTCGTCGTCCTCGACGTCGTCTTCCAGCTGGCCCTCTCCGAGCTGTCGACGCCCGTGCGCTACCCCGCGCTCGCGGGAGAGCTCGGCGTCGCGGTCGGGCAGCGGGTGCCGCTGGCGGACGTGCGCGAGGCCGTCCTGCGCCTGCGCCGCCGGCGCGGGATGGTCGTGGACGCGCACGACCCCGACACCTGGAGCGCCGGCTCGTTCTTCACCAACCCGGTGCTCGACGCCGCGGCGGCGGCCGCGCTGCCGCAGGGCGCGCCCCGCTTCGACGCCGGCGGCGGGCGCGTGAAGACCAGCGCGGCGTGGCTGATCGAGCACGCCGGCTTCGCCCGCGGCCACGGGCTGCCCGGCCCGGCGGCCATCTCGACCAAGCACACCCTCGCCCTGACCAACCGGGGCGGCGCGAGCGCGGCCGACGTCCTGGCGCTGGCGCGCGAGGTGCGCGACGGGGTGCGCGAGCGGTTCGGCCTCGAGCTCGTCCCCGAGCCCGACCTCGTCGGCTGCTCCCTCTGA